The genomic interval CctattcttcctctctgtctccttcctcccctcctgcatccaaggctcctatggagcaaagtttgctcaggcattgaggacggctccatagcatccacctcaggccctagaatggctctctTTGCAAcgaagcaataccccagatgggcagagcatcgccccctggtgggcatgctgggtggatctcggtcgggtgcttgtgggagtctgtctgactgcctccccacttctaacatcagaaaaataaagaaaaaaataataaaaacaagaaagaaagaaaatactaagtTTCAGAAGTTCATGCCCCGCAGGAATGTGAAACCACTCTCTGGCCTTGCCTTGTAAGGAATATTTTCCAGCTTGTGGTTTGACTTAGCAGATTTCTGCATTattcttgtgtttgttttatgCCCAGGAAGGTCAAGCTGTCACCTGACTATGTTCTGGCCCTGGGATCACATTTAGCAGAGTGGTCGCTACCCATAGATAAAGCACAGACTTActaaaaagttttccttttatatctgtctctctattcgacctgggatttctatttttaatgacaaaaatgttatttcagataaaaacaaataagtatGGGAGCGCAATGAAACAGCACAATGGTAAGATTCCATTGATAGgaaatgtctagaataggtaaaggagcagagacagaaagcaggtgaGGTTTTGCAGGGATAGGAGGAGTGAGTCTTTTTGGTGCAGGGTTTCCATTCAGGGCGATGGAACATTTTTCAACAAGTTAGAGGTGATGCTTGCACAGCATCATTAAGGGACTTCAAGCTGAGGAATGGcacaaataaaaatctaaataatcacttttattttattacttataatgaATTACTCTGTACAGAAAAAAGATATAagcagaacaagaaaaataacaaaataaaagaaaacaaaacaattccaaaaaaattaataatatagaatACTCTGTAACgccagggcaaaaataaaaatttaacgataacagagaataaaagaaaactatccAAAAGGGGTGGGAAAATAGATTCTTCGGATGTGCTAGGGACAGCTGATTGGACAGGTGGCTCCTGAGCTGGCCCTGAGGTGTTGTGCAGGGACAGCTCTTCTCCTGTGGGCAGAGTCAAGGCAGGTTTGTCGGAGGCTTCTTCCGGCAGCTGATTTCCCGCCTCAGTGTGGTCAGGAGGCACAGTGGAGGCCGGCCCCAACTCCATAGCTGCACCTGGAAGAACTTCATAAGGTGAAATGGCCACTGGAGTCAGGCACCCGTCCAGATCTGGGTCGGCCTCCATGTCTGTTTGTGCAGCCGGCTCCTCCAGATGTTCCTCAGGTGGAGCAGGAGccggctctgcctcctgggctggtgctggagctgctagaggagaaaagatcacccatgtgtgtgtatttgcttgTTTTCTCCAAAGGCAGAGCACAGCGAAGGCCAGGACCCACCACAGGATGTCCTGCCCACCAGCCATCCTGCACATGGGTGGTCTGAAGCCAGTCTTTGCTCCTGGCCAGCCTCTAGGagtgctccctgtgtgtctgacaCCGACCCTTCCCTTCcaaccctcccccaccaccccaccatgTCCTCAACCACCTTCTCACCCTTGACATCTCCTTCCTTGGGCTCCAGGGGGTTTGGCTCAGTTCGATTAACTTGGGCCCGCTGCTGCAGGCTGGATTCAGATGTTGTGAGCCAGGGTGCATGGAGCCTGGGCGGCTTAGGGGGAGGAGTCCTCTGGACCCTGGGTGTCATCAGGGGAGGAATCCTCGGGACTTTGGGTGTTGTAAGGGGAGACCTCCTGACCCTGGGTGACGTTGGGGAAGGAGACCTCCTGACCTTGGATGACGTTGGGGGAGGAGACCTACTGAGGTCATCCACAGGCCCCAGGTCCCCGGCCGCCCAGGTGGCCACACACTTTGCAGGCCTGAATTGATCTTCACTACTAGGGTGCACCTGACCCACAGTGCTGGAGATGATGTGAGGGTCTccttcctccagctgctgctcctgAGTGTTTTTGAATGAGCTCTGCAATGACATGACCAGCAGCGGGTCAGGGTGCCTCAAGCCCAGCCTGGCCCTAGTCGCTGCTGCTTTTGCCCACTGCACCTTCTGCTCCCAAATCAGACCCAACGATGTTTGTGCTGACACCTCCTATCAGTGGAAATGAAATTCACCTCTCGGGCTCAAGAtaaacctggggcagagggtgccgCCCACACTTCCAATCCAAACAGGCAGCGGTGTGAATGTGCTGGTTCACAAGGCTTCTGACCCACGTGCTCTGCCCGTTCTTCCTAAGGGCAGGCTCCTCTGACATGAATCCCtcttacacatatacatacactcacactcaaaacacacacacacacacacacacacacacacacacacacgtaggggACATAGACCTGCTCAGGTGAAATCACAGTGGTGGCCTGGCCCGGAAGCACCACCTCTGAGCCTCCATGGGTTATTTCTCGGTTCCTTCGAGAAAACGGCTACAGGCGTCTCGGCTGAGTCTGGACCCAGCGGCGTCCACGGCGGAAAAAACCATCAGGGCTGTTTCTTTGGTTGCCATGGCCTTGGGACCGGGGAAGACAACACAAGAACATATTCACTCAACTAAAGTCTCTGGCCAACTGAGCTGGCTAGTGGTTGTTCTAGAATGTGGTTCCCTGGTTACCAGGATTCTGAGTTCTGTTGGTCTGTTCCATCAGGTAGTGAGGACATTGTGTGGTGAGGTCATTGTCCTGGCCAGGAATGATGTCACTGCTCTTGTCTGAGGAGATGCTCCGGGTAGGGAATCAAGAGGCAGAGTCGACTCCTGCTACACTTGAGGGACACCTGGAGGAGCCATCTGCACAGAGAGACCTGGAGGCCGACACAGACTTGGAGGGGCGCCCGACTCCAGCGGACGTGCTTCCTCCAGCAGCCACTTCAGC from Saccopteryx leptura isolate mSacLep1 chromosome 2, mSacLep1_pri_phased_curated, whole genome shotgun sequence carries:
- the LOC136391455 gene encoding uncharacterized protein produces the protein MSLQSSFKNTQEQQLEEGDPHIISSTVGQVHPSSEDQFRPAKCVATWAAGDLGPVDDLSRSPPPTSSKVRRSPSPTSPRVRRSPLTTPKVPRIPPLMTPRVQRTPPPKPPRLHAPWLTTSESSLQQRAQVNRTEPNPLEPKEGDVKAAPAPAQEAEPAPAPPEEHLEEPAAQTDMEADPDLDGCLTPVAISPYEVLPGAAMELGPASTVPPDHTEAGNQLPEEASDKPALTLPTGEELSLHNTSGPAQEPPVQSAVPSTSEESIFPPLLDK